A single Pseudomonas putida DNA region contains:
- the pdxB gene encoding 4-phosphoerythronate dehydrogenase PdxB, which translates to MLIVADENIPLLDAFFEGFGEIRRYPGRSLDAASVKDADVLLVRSVTKVDRQLLEGSKVRFVGTCTIGTDHLDLGYFAEAGIHWSSAPGCNARGVVDYVLGSLLTLAELDGVALPQRTYGVVGAGEVGGRLVRVLHGLGWKVLVCDPLRQAIEGGDFVSLTTILEQCDVISLHTPLQRGGEHPTWHLLGEAQLAQLRPGAWLINASRGPVVDNVALRELLLDREDVHAVLDVWEGEPQVDLQLADLCTLATPHIAGYSLDGRQRGTAQTYQALCRFLGEAEKVQLADLLPAPPLAQIEFDGTAEPAWALAALCRAVYDPRRDDADFRRSLSDNVDEQRAAFDQLRKQYPPRREIEGLAVRVRGEAPQLAQMVSALGGVLA; encoded by the coding sequence ATGCTGATAGTTGCCGACGAGAATATCCCGCTGCTCGATGCCTTCTTTGAAGGCTTCGGCGAGATCCGCCGTTATCCCGGCCGCAGCCTCGACGCCGCCAGCGTCAAAGACGCCGATGTGCTGCTGGTGCGTTCGGTGACCAAGGTCGACCGGCAACTGCTCGAAGGCAGCAAGGTGCGCTTCGTCGGCACCTGCACCATCGGCACCGACCACCTGGACCTGGGCTACTTCGCCGAAGCGGGTATCCACTGGAGCAGCGCGCCGGGCTGCAACGCTCGTGGCGTGGTCGACTATGTGCTGGGCAGCCTGCTGACCCTGGCAGAGCTGGACGGCGTCGCACTGCCTCAACGCACCTACGGTGTGGTGGGCGCCGGCGAAGTCGGTGGCCGCCTGGTGCGAGTGCTGCACGGCCTGGGCTGGAAGGTGCTGGTCTGCGACCCACTGCGCCAGGCCATCGAGGGCGGCGACTTCGTCAGCCTGACGACGATACTTGAACAGTGCGACGTGATCAGCCTGCACACCCCGCTGCAACGCGGCGGCGAGCATCCGACCTGGCACCTGCTGGGCGAAGCGCAACTGGCGCAGCTGCGCCCGGGTGCCTGGCTGATCAACGCCAGCCGCGGGCCGGTGGTGGACAACGTGGCACTGCGTGAGCTGCTGCTGGATCGCGAAGACGTGCACGCGGTGCTCGATGTGTGGGAAGGCGAGCCGCAGGTCGACCTGCAACTGGCAGACTTGTGCACCCTGGCCACGCCGCATATCGCCGGCTACAGCCTGGATGGCCGCCAGCGCGGTACGGCGCAGACCTATCAGGCCTTGTGCCGCTTCCTGGGGGAGGCCGAAAAGGTGCAACTGGCCGACCTGTTGCCAGCGCCGCCGCTGGCGCAAATCGAGTTCGATGGCACTGCGGAACCTGCCTGGGCCCTGGCGGCGCTGTGCCGGGCGGTGTACGACCCTCGGCGTGACGATGCCGATTTCCGTCGCAGCCTGAGTGACAATGTGGACGAGCAGCGGGCGGCGTTCGACCAGTTGCGCAAGCAATATCCACCGCGGCGGGAAATCGAAGGGTTGGCAGTGCGAGTGAGGGGAGAGGCACCACAGTTGGCGCAAATGGTCAGTGCCCTGGGCGGCGTTCTGGCCTGA
- a CDS encoding PA1571 family protein, with protein sequence MSLQHGSDTVKAQNKPQPKACGSIIDAQGREIEITEQMIQKACKELEDSRVKKVRQG encoded by the coding sequence ATGAGCTTGCAACATGGCAGCGACACCGTGAAAGCGCAGAACAAACCACAGCCCAAGGCCTGTGGTTCGATCATCGACGCCCAGGGCCGCGAGATCGAAATTACCGAGCAGATGATCCAGAAAGCCTGCAAGGAGCTGGAAGACAGCCGCGTGAAGAAAGTACGCCAAGGCTGA
- a CDS encoding ABC transporter transmembrane domain-containing protein yields MPDPASSRQRRALRLAWQFMRPYRRQALLALLALVVTAAITLSMGQGIRLLVDQGFMTRSAHQLNQTIGLFLILVLALAAGTFSRFYLVSWIGERCVADIRREVFNHLVGLHPGFFEDNRSSEIQSRLTADTTLLQSVIGSSLSMFLRNALMVIGGVVLLFFTNPKLTSIVVVALPLVLAPILLFGRRVRRLSRQSQDRVADVGSYVAETLGQIKTVQAYNHQALDRELFAGTVEAAFAVARQRIAQRAWLITLVIVLVLGAVGVMLWVGGMDVIAGRISAGELAAFVFYSLIVGSAFGTLSEVIGELQRAAGAAERIAELLAANSTILTPEAPANLAQQRASGRIELQQLTFAYPSRPSVAAIDHLSLTIEPGQTVALVGPSGAGKSTLFDLLLRFYDPQQGRILLDGQPITALDPDDLRRQFALVAQNPSLFRGTVEANIRYGRPEATLAEVEAAARGAHADEFIRQLPQGYQTPLGEGGVGLSGGQKQRLAIARALLVDAPILLLDEATSALDAQSEHLIQQALPSLMAGRTTLVIAHRLATVQHAERIAVIDKGRVVAVGTHRQLIEESPLYARLAELQFTTG; encoded by the coding sequence ATGCCCGATCCGGCTTCCTCTCGCCAACGCCGCGCTCTGCGCCTGGCCTGGCAGTTCATGCGCCCCTACCGCCGTCAGGCGTTGCTGGCCTTGCTGGCGCTGGTCGTCACCGCCGCCATCACTTTGTCCATGGGCCAAGGTATCCGCTTGTTGGTCGATCAGGGCTTCATGACCCGCTCGGCGCACCAGCTGAACCAGACTATCGGGCTGTTCCTGATACTGGTGCTGGCCCTGGCGGCGGGCACATTCAGCCGCTTCTACCTGGTGTCGTGGATCGGCGAGCGCTGCGTTGCCGATATCCGCCGCGAGGTATTCAATCATCTGGTGGGCTTGCACCCGGGCTTTTTCGAGGACAACCGCAGCTCCGAGATCCAGTCACGGCTGACCGCCGACACGACCTTGCTGCAATCGGTGATCGGCTCGTCGCTGTCGATGTTCCTGCGCAATGCGCTGATGGTGATTGGTGGCGTGGTGTTGCTGTTCTTTACCAACCCCAAGCTCACCAGCATCGTGGTGGTGGCCTTGCCACTGGTGCTGGCGCCAATCCTGCTGTTTGGCCGGCGGGTGCGCCGCCTGTCGCGGCAGAGCCAGGACCGGGTGGCCGACGTGGGCAGCTATGTGGCCGAGACCCTGGGCCAGATCAAGACCGTGCAGGCGTACAACCACCAGGCACTCGACCGCGAGCTGTTCGCTGGTACCGTGGAAGCCGCGTTCGCCGTGGCCCGGCAACGGATTGCCCAGCGTGCCTGGCTGATCACCTTGGTGATCGTGCTGGTGCTGGGCGCGGTCGGGGTGATGCTGTGGGTGGGCGGCATGGATGTGATCGCCGGGCGCATTTCCGCAGGGGAACTGGCAGCGTTCGTGTTCTACAGCCTGATCGTCGGCAGTGCCTTCGGCACCCTGAGTGAAGTGATCGGCGAATTGCAGCGCGCCGCTGGGGCCGCCGAGCGCATAGCCGAACTGTTGGCGGCGAACAGCACGATTCTGACACCTGAAGCCCCCGCGAACCTGGCGCAGCAGCGTGCCAGTGGACGCATCGAACTGCAGCAGTTGACCTTCGCCTATCCCTCGCGGCCTTCGGTGGCTGCCATCGATCACCTGAGCCTGACCATCGAGCCAGGCCAGACCGTGGCGCTTGTGGGGCCGTCGGGGGCGGGCAAGTCGACCCTGTTCGACCTGCTGTTGCGTTTCTACGATCCGCAACAGGGGCGGATCCTGCTCGATGGCCAGCCGATCACGGCGCTGGATCCGGACGACCTGCGCCGCCAGTTTGCCCTGGTGGCGCAGAACCCTTCACTGTTCCGCGGCACGGTCGAGGCGAACATCCGCTACGGTCGGCCCGAGGCGACCTTGGCTGAAGTCGAGGCGGCAGCCCGCGGTGCCCATGCCGACGAGTTCATTCGGCAACTGCCACAGGGTTACCAGACGCCGTTGGGCGAGGGCGGCGTCGGCCTCTCCGGCGGGCAAAAGCAGCGTCTTGCAATCGCCCGGGCGCTGCTGGTGGATGCTCCGATCCTGCTGCTTGACGAGGCCACCAGCGCCCTCGATGCGCAAAGCGAGCACCTGATTCAGCAGGCGCTGCCGAGCCTGATGGCCGGGCGTACCACGCTGGTCATTGCGCACCGCCTGGCCACGGTACAGCACGCCGAACGCATTGCGGTGATCGACAAGGGGCGGGTGGTCGCGGTCGGCACGCATCGGCAGTTGATCGAGGAAAGCCCGTTGTACGCTCGCCTGGCCGAGTTGCAGTTCACCACGGGCTAA
- a CDS encoding methyl-accepting chemotaxis protein: MSATAQEVARHAAEAARAADDADHSAQAGEQVMQQTIDIIGVVNREIAGTAAVIRDLENDSSRIGKVLEVIRGIAEQTNLLALNAAIEAARAGEAGRGFAVVADEVRSLAQRTAASIAEIHQIIEAVQSGAVEAVKAIESGQQRSEEGAEQVQQAGQMLQRITLAVEAIRDMNRQIATAAEEQTSVAEDISRNLIEITRIATANQQAVQHTEQAGQRLHGLSGQLGEVTSRLTA, translated from the coding sequence ATGTCCGCCACCGCCCAGGAAGTGGCCCGCCACGCTGCCGAGGCGGCACGCGCCGCCGACGACGCCGACCACAGTGCCCAGGCTGGCGAGCAGGTGATGCAGCAGACCATCGACATCATCGGTGTGGTCAACCGCGAGATTGCCGGCACTGCCGCAGTCATCCGCGACCTGGAAAATGACAGTTCACGCATCGGCAAGGTGCTGGAAGTGATTCGCGGCATCGCCGAGCAGACCAACCTGCTGGCACTCAATGCCGCCATCGAGGCCGCCCGCGCGGGTGAGGCCGGGCGTGGCTTTGCCGTGGTCGCCGACGAGGTGCGCAGCCTGGCTCAGCGTACTGCAGCGTCGATCGCCGAGATTCATCAGATTATCGAAGCCGTGCAGTCGGGCGCGGTGGAGGCGGTCAAGGCCATCGAGAGCGGCCAGCAACGCAGCGAGGAGGGCGCCGAGCAGGTGCAGCAGGCCGGGCAGATGCTGCAGCGCATCACGTTGGCAGTGGAGGCAATCCGTGACATGAACCGGCAGATCGCCACGGCGGCCGAAGAGCAGACCAGCGTGGCCGAGGACATTTCGCGCAACCTTATCGAAATCACCCGGATTGCCACGGCCAACCAGCAGGCGGTGCAGCATACCGAGCAGGCGGGGCAGCGCCTGCATGGGCTGTCGGGGCAGTTGGGTGAGGTCACTTCGCGCCTTACTGCCTGA
- the mqo gene encoding malate dehydrogenase (quinone) gives MKKFLLTFLCLGVIGCSKPEAPETTVDVLLIGGGIMSASLGTYLTELEPNWKVGVYERMDQVAEESSNAWNNAGTGHSAFCELNYTSEGKDGSIDISKAVGVNEQFEISKQFWAYQVEQGVLNNPKSFINNVPHMSFVWGDENIAFLHKRVAALQHSSLFRGMEISEDHEQIRKWVPLVMEGRDPQQKVAATRMAIGTDVNFGEITRQLFASMTRNPNVKLHLSHEVRDIVRNADGSWKVVVADLAQGGKEASVNARFVFIGAGGGALKLLQKSGIPEADGYAGFPVGGQFLMTDNPDIVARHKAKLYGKASVGAPPMSVPHLDTRVIDGREVLLFGPFATFSTKYLKHGSLLDMFASLTSHNILPMVNAGIDNLDLSTYLMGQLMLSFDDRMHALREYFPNARNEDWKLLQAGQRVQVIKKDPVLGGILQFGTEVVAAQDGSIAALLGASPGASTAAPIMLAVLEKTFKDRVKTPEWQARLKEIVPSYGQKLNNDIELTNRTREWSSSRLQLLYVPVQAEQVTAVN, from the coding sequence ATGAAGAAATTTCTGCTGACGTTCCTCTGCCTGGGCGTCATCGGCTGCTCCAAACCCGAAGCGCCTGAAACCACCGTCGATGTGCTGCTGATCGGCGGTGGCATCATGAGTGCGAGCTTGGGGACTTATCTCACCGAACTGGAGCCAAACTGGAAGGTCGGCGTCTACGAGCGCATGGACCAGGTTGCCGAAGAAAGCTCCAATGCCTGGAACAATGCCGGTACCGGCCACTCGGCGTTCTGCGAGCTGAACTACACCAGCGAAGGCAAGGACGGCAGCATCGATATCAGCAAGGCCGTCGGGGTCAATGAGCAGTTCGAGATTTCCAAGCAGTTCTGGGCTTACCAGGTCGAACAGGGCGTGCTCAACAACCCCAAGTCGTTCATCAACAACGTGCCACACATGAGCTTCGTCTGGGGTGACGAGAACATCGCCTTCCTGCACAAGCGCGTCGCTGCCCTGCAGCACAGCTCGCTGTTCCGCGGCATGGAAATCAGCGAAGACCACGAGCAGATCCGCAAGTGGGTGCCACTGGTGATGGAGGGCCGTGACCCGCAGCAGAAAGTGGCCGCCACGCGCATGGCCATTGGTACCGACGTGAACTTCGGCGAGATCACTCGCCAGCTGTTTGCCTCGATGACCCGCAACCCCAACGTCAAGCTGCACCTGAGCCATGAAGTACGCGATATCGTGCGTAACGCCGATGGCAGCTGGAAGGTGGTGGTGGCTGACCTTGCCCAAGGTGGCAAGGAGGCCAGCGTCAATGCCCGGTTCGTGTTCATCGGGGCCGGTGGCGGCGCGCTGAAGCTGCTGCAGAAGTCGGGTATCCCTGAGGCGGACGGTTATGCGGGCTTCCCGGTCGGTGGCCAGTTCCTGATGACCGACAACCCGGACATCGTCGCCCGCCACAAGGCCAAGCTGTATGGCAAGGCCTCGGTCGGTGCGCCACCGATGTCGGTACCGCACCTGGACACCCGAGTGATCGATGGCCGTGAAGTGTTGCTGTTCGGCCCGTTCGCGACCTTCTCCACCAAGTACCTCAAGCACGGTTCGTTGCTGGACATGTTCGCCTCGCTTACCAGCCACAACATCCTGCCGATGGTGAATGCCGGGATCGACAACCTCGACCTCAGCACTTACCTGATGGGCCAGCTGATGCTCAGTTTCGACGATCGCATGCATGCCCTGCGCGAGTACTTCCCCAACGCCAGGAACGAGGACTGGAAGCTGCTGCAGGCTGGCCAGCGCGTGCAGGTGATCAAGAAGGACCCGGTACTCGGTGGCATCCTGCAGTTCGGTACCGAAGTGGTAGCTGCGCAGGATGGCAGTATCGCCGCGCTGCTGGGGGCTTCGCCGGGTGCCTCGACGGCCGCGCCGATCATGCTGGCCGTGCTGGAAAAGACCTTCAAGGACCGCGTCAAGACACCGGAGTGGCAAGCGCGCCTGAAGGAAATCGTGCCGAGCTACGGGCAGAAGCTGAACAACGACATCGAACTGACCAACCGTACCCGTGAGTGGAGCAGTTCGCGTCTGCAGTTGCTCTATGTGCCGGTGCAGGCTGAGCAGGTGACAGCGGTCAACTGA
- a CDS encoding YgdI/YgdR family lipoprotein has protein sequence MIQRTLPAFLLALGLGALAGCASPTVITLNDGREIQAVDTPSFDEDSGFYEFEQLDGKRTRLNKDQIRTVKEL, from the coding sequence ATGATTCAACGGACCCTTCCCGCCTTCCTGCTCGCCTTGGGCCTCGGCGCCCTTGCCGGCTGCGCATCACCGACCGTGATCACCCTGAACGACGGCCGCGAAATCCAGGCAGTGGACACCCCATCCTTTGACGAGGACTCCGGTTTCTACGAATTCGAACAGCTCGACGGCAAGCGTACACGCCTGAACAAGGACCAGATCCGCACCGTCAAAGAGCTCTGA
- the moaB gene encoding molybdenum cofactor biosynthesis protein B gives MKAKADTPFVALNIAVLTVSDTRTFETDTSGQTFVDRLTAAGHKLAARVLLKDDLYKIRAQVATWIADDSVQVVLITGGTGFTGRDSTPEAVACLLDKQVEGFGELFRQISVADIGTSTVQSRALAGLANGTLVCCLPGSTNAVRTGWDGILAEQLDARHRPCNFVAHLKQAAACDSRG, from the coding sequence ATGAAAGCCAAGGCAGATACCCCCTTCGTGGCGCTGAACATTGCCGTGCTCACGGTCAGCGACACCCGCACTTTCGAAACCGATACATCCGGCCAGACCTTCGTCGACCGACTCACCGCTGCTGGCCACAAACTGGCCGCGCGCGTGCTGCTCAAGGACGACCTGTACAAGATCCGCGCCCAGGTCGCCACCTGGATCGCCGATGACAGCGTGCAGGTCGTGCTGATCACCGGTGGTACCGGCTTTACCGGCCGTGACAGCACGCCGGAGGCTGTCGCCTGCCTGCTGGACAAGCAGGTCGAGGGCTTCGGCGAACTGTTCCGGCAGATTTCCGTGGCCGATATCGGCACCTCCACCGTGCAGTCGCGCGCCCTGGCCGGCCTGGCCAATGGCACCTTGGTGTGCTGCCTGCCGGGCTCGACCAATGCCGTGCGCACCGGTTGGGACGGCATCCTCGCCGAACAGCTGGACGCCCGCCATCGGCCGTGCAATTTCGTCGCTCACCTGAAGCAGGCAGCGGCCTGTGACAGCCGTGGCTGA